DNA sequence from the Entomomonas asaccharolytica genome:
ACGGCCATTCTTCTGCATCCAAATTACCATCTGAAAAATCAGAATACTGGCTACGGCCATCATAATAACTTGAAACCAATCACCACCTGTACCAGAAAACCATTCGCCTGCTAAAGTAAAGCCAACCGCTAATGCACAGGCAAATAAGATACCTAATGCTGTGCCTATCCATAGCATTTTTTTAGTATGACCAGAATTTGCTTGATGGTTAATCCAAGCATATAAAATTCCTATTACTAGTAATGCTTCAACGCTTTCTCGCCAAACAATAAATAGAGCTTGCCACATTTTAAATTGTAACTCCTAGCAGAATAGGTTATTTAACATTGATGGTGAAACCAGCCATATCCAGATGAAATTCATCTATAAAATGATAAGAACCTGGTTTTAACGGATGAATAACCACAAAAGAGCTAACGCCTGCAGCTAATACTTTTTCTACACGCATTGATAAGTTTTCAAACTCAGCAGGGCCACTACCAATATTTTTGATAATAATTTTAAAACGTTGTTTAGCAGGTACTTCAATTGAGCTTGGGGAAAAGACACCATCTTTAATAGTTATTTCATAGGTGGGTAATGGTGCAGCTATAGCAGTAACAGTGATAAACAATAAGGCAATAAGGGTAAGAAATTTTCTAGTTAACATAGCTTGTCTCACAAAATTTGAAACGCAAAAAGCCAATCAAGTGAGTGATTGGCTTTTACTTAAAGAAAACTTTAAGATAAATATAGAGTTACTAATAACCACCTTTTTTGCCTATACCTGCATAAACAAAATCATAACTTGTTTCACACTTTTCAAACCAAGGTGCTACGCCCGTTTCTTTATCGGTGTGACGGCCAAACATGCTATTTTTACCTGGAGGTAAGATAGTAAATTTTAAATTGTATTTGCCAGGGCCTAATAATTTAACATTATCACCATAATGTGGACCGTCATTAGCAACCATAGGGTGGAAAGTACCTTCTACTTTTTCAGTACTGCCTACTTTAGTTAATACAAAATTAACTTGTAAGTAAGGAATCCAACTACCTTCTTGGAAACCATTTTGGTTATCTTCCAATGCGGTTATGTCTGCTTCTAAATGAACATCTGAATCTTTGGCAGGACGCATCATTCCTGGAGGATCCATTTCAATGGGTTGTAAATAAACAGCCGCAATTTCCATTCCACCACATTGCTGTGGTTTACCAACAGGGTATTCCTTAGCCATGCTGATAGAAGTAGTACAAAGTAAAATAGCGGGTAGAATAAATAAAGAACGCATAAATATCTCCATATATTAAACTCAAATAACAAGCGAGTTAAATAATAAGTTAGGTACTACATAAAGCATGAAAATTTAGATATTACTTATTTGCTAATAGTAATCATTATTAAATAGATTGGCAATAGCATTATTAAACCTTTAATGCAAAAAATCATAATTTAGTTTTATAGAAGGGAGATAAATGAATCATTGCTGAAATATTTTGATAAATATCACAAAATATTATCTTTCGAGCATTAGCTAGGCTAACAAATATTTGCTGAAAAATATAACAATGTTATCATTTAGCCAGCTATATTATTAGTAATCTTAATTGGAGCTTAAATTTTGATATACTTTTTAGCTCAAGGACTGTACATAATGTAGTTATAATGGTAGGATTTTGCTACCGTTATTATTTGCGGAACTGTATTTCAATTGGAATAAAATTCTAAAATTCGTATGAAAGGAAAAAATATGCTTAAGTCTATTAAATTTGCTGCATTAGCAGGTGCTGTAGTAGTTGCTGCTGGTTGCCATAGCTTTAACACTAACAAACCAAGTGCTACTTTAAGCCCACGTTTAGTTACTAATGAATTACGTGCTGACATCAAAGTTGGTGAGAAAGTAACTGGTGAGTCTAGCTTAAACGTTTTATTCGGTTTCATCGCTTTTGGTGGCGACAGCAATTTTGCTGATGGCGTAGGTTATGATGGCATTACTGGTGGTGGTTTATTACCTGCTAACCCATTAGACAAAACTCCACAAGTTCAATCAGCTGCTGCTTACAATGCATTAGCTCCAGTTAATGGTGATGTATTAATCTCTCCACGTTACGAAGTAACTGTAGATGATTTCTTTGTATTCAAAACAATTCACGTTAAAGTAACTGGTTACAAAGGTACTGTAAACAGCATTACTAGCACAAACAACTACAATGTTTGCTGCACAGTTGGTAATTAATTCTTAATTGAATTAATTAAAAGCCAGCAGTTTTACTGCTGGCTTTTTTTTGTCTTTAATTTACGCATAATAATAAACAATTAAACGATTTAGAAATTCTATAGATAGAACTAAGTGCTATAAAAAAAGTATTTTTTATAATGTATAATTTAAAAAGGAAAGGTATATATTGTTGTTGGTAAGACGAGGTTGTATTAGAAATGGTTTTAAGAATTTGTATTTTGGAAACAGACTTTATTCGGCCTGAGCTAGTGGCAGAGTATCATGGTTATGGTGCGATGTTTGAGAAAATGTTTTCTACGCAACCTATTGCTGTTGAATGTAAAGTATACAATGTTGTTAATGGGGATTACCCAAGTGCAGATGAACAATGGGATGCTTATCTAATTACGGGTAGTAAAGCGGATTCTTTTGCTAATGATCCTTGGATAGAAACATTAAAAGTTTATGTGAAAAATTTATTTGATCAAGGAAAGATTTTATTGGGCGTATGCTTTGGCCATCAATTACTGGCATTAGTATTCGGTGGTAAGGTAGAGCGTGCTATACAAGGCTGGGGAGTAGGCTCTCACCATTACGATGTCAACCATAAAGCTGATTGGATGACACCTGCATTAGATAAATTGACGTTATTAATCAGTCATCAAGATCAAGTAACCTTATTACCAGAATCCGCTACATTAGTTGCAAAGAGTGATTTTTGTCCAAATGCTGCATTTACTATAGGAAAGCAGGTTTTATGTTTTCAAGGGCATCCTGAGTTTGTTGTAAATTATGCCAAAGCTATATTTGATAGTAGAGAAGAGCAATTAGGGAAAGAGTTATATGCTAAAGCTATCAGTAGCTTATCTGCAGAACATCAAGGTGTTGTGGTAGCAGAATGGATGGCAAGGTTTGTACAAGAAGGGTTAACTCAACAAAATAGTGCATTAGAACAAAGATAAAAAAAGGGGATTAACTAATCCCCTTCTAAAAATATTAAACAACATTTTTCTCACGAAAAAATTCAATGTAATCTTTATCTGTTTTCATAATGTGATTAGTTAGCCAATTTTTAAGTAACTCTAATGTTTCAATACTAGCCACACTGTCATCACCAGCTTCATGTCTCTCTAAAAGACTATATACTTTATGAGTAAACA
Encoded proteins:
- a CDS encoding cupredoxin domain-containing protein — translated: MLTRKFLTLIALLFITVTAIAAPLPTYEITIKDGVFSPSSIEVPAKQRFKIIIKNIGSGPAEFENLSMRVEKVLAAGVSSFVVIHPLKPGSYHFIDEFHLDMAGFTINVK
- a CDS encoding iron transporter, with the protein product MRSLFILPAILLCTTSISMAKEYPVGKPQQCGGMEIAAVYLQPIEMDPPGMMRPAKDSDVHLEADITALEDNQNGFQEGSWIPYLQVNFVLTKVGSTEKVEGTFHPMVANDGPHYGDNVKLLGPGKYNLKFTILPPGKNSMFGRHTDKETGVAPWFEKCETSYDFVYAGIGKKGGY
- a CDS encoding amidotransferase, with the translated sequence MVLRICILETDFIRPELVAEYHGYGAMFEKMFSTQPIAVECKVYNVVNGDYPSADEQWDAYLITGSKADSFANDPWIETLKVYVKNLFDQGKILLGVCFGHQLLALVFGGKVERAIQGWGVGSHHYDVNHKADWMTPALDKLTLLISHQDQVTLLPESATLVAKSDFCPNAAFTIGKQVLCFQGHPEFVVNYAKAIFDSREEQLGKELYAKAISSLSAEHQGVVVAEWMARFVQEGLTQQNSALEQR